The proteins below are encoded in one region of Saccharomyces kudriavzevii IFO 1802 strain IFO1802 genome assembly, chromosome: 5:
- the HXT13 gene encoding hexose transporter HXT13: MSSSQLSVESDTNIRYASDADVHVAPPVEKEWSDELDDNEVLNIGQLEAPKRGFLGYLTIYLLCIPISFGGFLPGWDSGITAGFINMDNFKMNFGSYKHSTGEYYLSNVRMGLLVAMFSIGCAIGGLIFAQLADRIGRRLAIVIVVLVYMIGAIIQISSSHKWYQYFVGKIIYGLGAGGCSVLCPMLLSEIAPKDLRGGLISLYQLNMTFGIFLGYCSVYGTRKYDNTAQWRVPLGLCFLWALIIIIGMLLVPESPRYLIEREKHEEARASIAKINKVSAEDPWVHGEAEAIIAGVLAQRELGEASWKELFSVKTKVLQRLITGILIQTFLQLTGENYFFFYGTTIFKSVGLTDGFETSIVLGTVNFFSTIIAVMVVDKIGRRKCLLFGAAGMMACMVIFASIGVKCLYPHGEDAPSSKGAGNAMIVFTCFYIFCFASTWAPVAYIVVAESFPSKVKSRAMSISTAFNWLWQFLIGFFTPFITGSIHFYYGYVFVGCLVAMFLYVFFFLPETIGLSLEEIQLLYEDGVKPWKSASWVPPSRRGSSSEEVETQKKDWKKFLKFSKSSD; this comes from the coding sequence atgtctaGCTCGCAATTATCTGTTGAGAGCGATACAAATATTCGATATGCTTCTGATGCTGACGTTCATGTGGCACCACCTGTAGAGAAAGAGTGGTCGGATGAGCTCGATGATAACGAGGTCCTTAATATAGGGCAACTGGAAGCCCCAAAGAGAGGTTTTCTGGGCTATCTTACCATCTACCTACTGTGTATTCCTATATCTTTCGGGGGATTTCTACCTGGCTGGGATAGTGGTATTACCGCAGGCTTCATCAACATGGACAATTTTAAAATGAACTTCGGATCCTACAAGCACAGCACTGGAGAGTATTATTTGAGCAACGTGCGTATGGGTCTTCTTGTAGCAATGTTTAGTATTGGGTGTGCCATAGGGGGCCTTATTTTTGCCCAACTGGCCGACAGAATAGGCAGAAGGTTAGCAATTGTGATCGTGGTGTTGGTGTATATGATCGGTGCTATTATTCAGATTAGTTCAAGCCACAAATGGTACCAATACTTTGTTGGTAAGATTATTTACGGTCTCGGTGCTGGTGGTTGTTCGGTGTTGTGTCCGATGCTTCTGTCTGAAATAGCTCCCAAGGACCTAAGAGGTGGGCTTATCTCGTTGTACCAACTGAACATGACCTTTGGTATCTTCCTAGGTTACTGTAGTGTTTATGGGACAAGAAAATACGATAACACCGCACAATGGAGGGTGCCTCTTGGGCTATGCTTCTTGTGGGCTCTGATTATCATCATTGGTATGTTATTAGTTCCAGAGTCACCAAGATATCTGATTGAACGTGAAAAACATGAGGAAGCACGTGCTTCCATTGCCAAGATCAACAAGGTTTCAGCAGAAGATCCATGGGTACATGGAGAGGCAGAAGCAATTATTGCTGGTGTGCTTGCCCAAAGGGAGCTAGGGGAAGCCTCATGGAAAGAGCTTTTCTCAGTGAAAACCAAAGTGCTTCAGCGTTTGATTACCGGGATACTTATACAGACCTTCCTGCAACTTACCGGTGAGaactactttttcttctacgGAACtaccattttcaaatcagTCGGGCTTACTGATGGTTTCGAGACCTCAATCGTCCTGGGTACagtgaatttcttttccactATTATTGCCGTTATGGTCGTGGACAAAATTGGTCGTCGTAAGTGTCTGCTATTCGGGGCAGCTGGGATGATGGCGTGTATGGTCATTTTCGCAAGTATCGGTGTGAAGTGTCTTTACCCACACGGTGAGGATGCTCCTTCTTCGAAGGGTGCAGGTAATGCTATGATTGTGTTTACCTGTTTCTACATATTCTGCTTTGCAAGTACATGGGCTCCTGTTGCTTATATTGTGGTGGCCGAGTCGTTCCCTTCGAAGGTCAAGTCTAGAGCTATGTCGATTTCGACTGCCTTTAACTGGCTATGGCAATTTTTGATTGGTTTCTTCACACCATTTATTACCGGATCTATCCATTTCTACTATGGTTATGTGTTTGTGGGCTGCTTGGTTGCTATGTTTTtgtatgttttctttttcttaccaGAAACAATTGGGTTATCCCTAGAGGAGATTCAACTATTGTATGAGGACGGTGTGAAACCATGGAAATCTGCATCTTGGGTGCCACCTTCAAGGAGAGGAAGCTCTTCCGAAGAAGTTGAGACTCAGAAGAAGGactggaagaaatttttgaagttctcgAAGAGTTCTGATTGA